In Thermodesulfovibrionales bacterium, a single genomic region encodes these proteins:
- a CDS encoding DUF6492 family protein, which yields MEGITLFCKSYRNDLTRTKELTESVRRFNNDSLPFYISVPENDLGLFRNHIGTGDIEWLRDQDIIGSNRNISHDAYGSLPGRLSQQIVKADFWRVNPLPSYLCIDSDSIFIRAFRRSDFMASGTIPYTLMHEGKSFHEFCLRNGLEKDMEQFEIMKSKFRDIFNRQGPSYNFGPLPATWHRSVWQDLEKNYLIPREMTIVDAITFLPSEAFWYGEALVKYRSIDIVPREPFFKAYLFLEEYEHDRRIGVTHSILSKLYCGIVYQSNWHPKRLELTKNYAYHFKKTFKKFLTGFCL from the coding sequence ATGGAAGGGATTACCCTTTTTTGCAAGAGCTACCGCAATGATCTCACGCGCACTAAAGAGCTGACAGAGAGTGTTCGGCGTTTCAATAATGACTCCCTGCCCTTTTATATTTCCGTACCCGAAAATGATTTGGGTCTCTTTAGAAATCATATCGGTACAGGGGACATAGAGTGGCTGCGTGACCAGGATATTATTGGATCAAATCGAAACATATCTCATGATGCATACGGTTCGCTGCCGGGGCGCCTTTCACAACAAATCGTCAAGGCTGACTTTTGGAGAGTAAATCCCCTGCCCTCTTATTTGTGCATTGATTCTGATTCAATTTTTATCAGAGCGTTTCGGCGATCGGATTTCATGGCTTCCGGAACTATCCCTTATACCCTTATGCATGAAGGAAAATCTTTCCATGAATTCTGTCTCAGGAATGGGTTAGAAAAGGATATGGAACAGTTCGAAATTATGAAAAGCAAGTTCAGGGACATTTTTAACCGCCAGGGGCCTTCATACAATTTTGGTCCGCTCCCTGCCACCTGGCATCGTTCCGTATGGCAAGACCTTGAAAAGAATTATCTCATCCCCCGAGAAATGACGATTGTGGATGCCATTACGTTTCTTCCAAGTGAGGCTTTCTGGTATGGCGAGGCACTGGTGAAATATCGTTCCATAGATATCGTCCCTCGTGAACCTTTCTTTAAGGCATATCTATTTCTTGAAGAGTACGAGCATGACAGAAGGATTGGCGTTACACACAGCATATTAAGCAAATTATATTGCGGCATCGTCTATCAATCGAATTGGCATCCTAAGAGATTAGAGCTTACGAAGAACTATGCATATCATTTCAAGAAGACGTTCAAGAAATTCCTGACAGGTTTTTGCCTCTAA
- a CDS encoding DUF3108 domain-containing protein: MLLTIPAGAFSLHIPETFRYDLTWTGIKAGEATLDVRDGGDRVIITSTTRSAKWVSIFYTVDDRVESSLLKNIGNIGMGQPVNYRIRLREGRHRKNKEVIFNHNTMKALSIDYVNNERKEIAIPPRVFDPLSSFYYLRGLKLEIGKPVYVTVFDSKKVWSVEIQVISKERIRVPVGQFDTVLIKPLIKSEGIFFRKGDIYIWLTNDEKRIPVRLKTRIKIGSITANLAGGNY, translated from the coding sequence ATGCTTCTCACAATTCCAGCCGGAGCCTTTTCTCTCCACATCCCTGAGACCTTCCGCTACGACCTCACATGGACAGGGATAAAGGCGGGCGAGGCGACGCTCGATGTGAGAGACGGCGGGGACAGGGTCATCATCACCTCCACCACGAGATCGGCCAAGTGGGTCTCGATCTTCTATACCGTCGATGACAGGGTCGAAAGCAGCCTCCTGAAGAACATTGGGAACATCGGCATGGGACAGCCCGTCAATTATAGGATCAGGCTTCGCGAGGGAAGACACCGGAAGAACAAGGAAGTGATCTTTAACCATAACACCATGAAGGCTCTCTCTATCGATTACGTGAATAACGAGAGGAAGGAGATCGCTATCCCCCCACGGGTCTTCGATCCGCTCTCAAGTTTTTACTATCTCCGAGGGCTGAAGCTCGAGATCGGCAAACCTGTTTATGTCACGGTCTTTGACAGCAAGAAGGTCTGGAGCGTTGAGATACAGGTGATAAGCAAAGAGAGGATACGTGTTCCTGTAGGACAGTTCGACACGGTCCTTATCAAACCGCTCATCAAATCCGAAGGGATATTCTTCAGGAAAGGTGATATCTACATCTGGCTCACGAATGATGAAAAGAGAATCCCGGTGAGGTTGAAGACAAGGATCAAGATCGGCTCCATAACTGCCAATCTTGCCGGCGGGAACTATTGA
- a CDS encoding class I SAM-dependent methyltransferase → MVSEEYYSLLRSEIIAMIPQTCSSVLDVGCGTGVLGRHLKEKGSVEVCGIELSHTAASSATQALDRVVEGNVEHIEIPFSPGHFDCVVCADVLEHLVDPWSVMLKLHAVLKPGGCIVASIPNVGFHRVVRGLVRGNWRYTDSGVLDKSHLRFFTWPGIRALFQDSGFTIEKVYRKVDSGLNMKLLNVVLLNKIKEALVIQYILRARKGG, encoded by the coding sequence ATGGTATCTGAGGAATATTATAGCCTTCTCCGGTCCGAGATCATAGCAATGATTCCACAGACGTGCTCTTCCGTTCTTGACGTTGGATGCGGAACGGGTGTGCTCGGCAGGCACTTGAAAGAAAAGGGGTCCGTTGAAGTCTGCGGGATCGAGTTGTCGCATACCGCCGCATCGTCAGCGACGCAGGCCCTTGATCGAGTTGTCGAAGGCAATGTCGAACATATCGAGATCCCTTTTTCACCCGGGCATTTTGATTGCGTTGTCTGTGCAGACGTTCTCGAACATCTTGTCGATCCATGGTCCGTGATGTTGAAGCTTCATGCAGTGCTGAAACCAGGCGGATGTATCGTTGCGAGCATTCCTAACGTGGGTTTCCATAGAGTCGTAAGGGGCCTCGTAAGGGGAAATTGGCGCTATACAGACTCGGGAGTCCTTGATAAGAGTCATCTGAGATTCTTCACATGGCCCGGTATCCGTGCCCTTTTTCAGGACAGCGGATTCACTATTGAGAAGGTGTATCGCAAGGTGGATTCCGGTTTGAATATGAAACTGCTCAATGTTGTCTTACTCAACAAGATAAAGGAAGCGCTTGTTATTCAGTACATACTACGGGCAAGAAAAGGCGGGTGA
- a CDS encoding UDP-glucose/GDP-mannose dehydrogenase family protein, producing the protein MHIGIIGTGYVGLVTGACFAEFGVFVTCVDKDEKKIKSLRKGKVPFYEPGLADLVERNVKQGRLMFTTKIGEAVDSSLVIFIAVGTPPRGDGSADMKYVDDVAKEIAGHMNGYKVIVTKSTVPVGTGKRIAQIIAKNLKEESSFDIVSNPEFLREGAAVEDFMRPNRVVIGASSQQAIAILKDLYKPLYLIETPFVITNNETAELIKYASNSFLATKISFINEISNLCEKVGADVNMVAKGMGLDQRIGGKFLHAGPGFGGSCFPKDTKALLKIGEEHNVNLGIVKAAVLANEHQRKLVFEKMKDVVGDLKGKVVTVLGLSFKPNTDDLRDAPSLYIIERLLKDKAKVKTYDPVAMENAKALFPAITYCKDPYDAAKGADVLVIVTEWNQFRNLDLERLKGVIRQPFFFDLRNIYDPQKMKNLGFQYFAVGRS; encoded by the coding sequence GTGCATATCGGGATCATCGGAACAGGTTACGTCGGTCTTGTGACGGGCGCATGCTTTGCTGAGTTCGGCGTCTTTGTTACCTGCGTTGACAAGGATGAGAAAAAGATAAAATCCCTGAGAAAAGGGAAAGTACCCTTTTACGAGCCGGGACTTGCAGACCTCGTAGAGAGGAATGTGAAGCAGGGGAGGCTCATGTTCACGACGAAGATAGGAGAAGCTGTCGATTCCTCCCTGGTCATCTTTATCGCCGTCGGCACCCCTCCGAGGGGGGACGGCTCTGCTGATATGAAGTATGTTGATGACGTGGCGAAGGAAATAGCGGGACATATGAACGGCTATAAGGTGATCGTCACGAAGAGCACGGTCCCTGTGGGGACAGGGAAACGGATTGCGCAGATAATCGCAAAGAACCTCAAAGAAGAGAGCAGCTTCGACATCGTATCCAATCCCGAGTTCCTTAGAGAGGGTGCAGCGGTCGAGGACTTCATGAGGCCCAACAGGGTCGTTATCGGTGCGAGCAGCCAGCAGGCGATAGCCATCCTGAAGGATCTCTACAAGCCCCTCTATCTCATCGAGACACCCTTTGTCATCACAAACAATGAGACAGCGGAACTGATCAAGTACGCATCCAATTCCTTTCTCGCCACAAAGATCTCCTTCATCAACGAGATCTCGAATCTCTGTGAAAAGGTCGGCGCCGACGTCAATATGGTAGCCAAAGGTATGGGCCTTGACCAGCGGATAGGCGGGAAGTTCCTCCACGCCGGTCCCGGCTTCGGCGGCTCCTGCTTCCCGAAGGACACGAAGGCCCTTCTCAAGATCGGAGAAGAGCACAACGTTAACCTCGGGATCGTGAAGGCAGCCGTTCTGGCGAACGAACATCAGCGAAAGCTCGTCTTCGAGAAGATGAAGGATGTTGTCGGAGACTTGAAGGGAAAGGTTGTGACGGTGCTTGGCCTCTCCTTCAAACCGAATACCGATGATCTGCGGGACGCCCCTTCTCTCTATATCATCGAGAGGCTCTTAAAGGACAAGGCAAAGGTGAAGACCTACGACCCCGTGGCGATGGAGAATGCCAAAGCGCTCTTCCCCGCAATTACCTATTGCAAAGACCCCTATGATGCTGCCAAGGGCGCTGATGTCCTGGTGATTGTGACCGAATGGAACCAGTTC
- a CDS encoding polysaccharide deacetylase family protein: protein MWYLKAAGFVVVPLHEIMDFGGTDARRKKVVALTFDDGYEDFYVNAFPVLEKYGYPATVFVVSDLVGTTNAWDENSLGIRKQLMAWDRIRALSSRNVFFGSHTRTHPFLTRIEEQRAREEIDSSKKIIEEQTRHVVETFCYPYGDRNNAVKRMVREAGYKVAVTTDRGSVHREDDPLTLRRAFIRYNTHPIHFLQKLHTGYEDRKGRRT, encoded by the coding sequence ATGTGGTATCTCAAAGCGGCGGGTTTTGTAGTGGTACCCCTCCATGAAATTATGGATTTCGGTGGGACCGATGCCCGGCGCAAGAAGGTAGTTGCACTGACCTTCGACGACGGATATGAAGACTTTTACGTCAATGCCTTCCCGGTCCTTGAAAAATACGGCTACCCTGCAACCGTGTTCGTCGTTTCTGATCTCGTTGGCACAACAAATGCCTGGGACGAGAATTCACTTGGTATTCGAAAGCAGCTCATGGCATGGGATCGGATCAGAGCGCTGTCGTCACGGAATGTTTTTTTCGGTTCACATACGAGAACTCACCCCTTTCTCACGAGAATTGAGGAACAGCGCGCAAGAGAAGAAATTGATTCTTCAAAAAAAATCATAGAGGAACAAACGCGCCATGTTGTTGAAACCTTTTGTTACCCATATGGAGACCGTAATAATGCCGTGAAAAGGATGGTAAGGGAAGCAGGTTACAAGGTTGCAGTTACTACAGATCGCGGTTCAGTTCACAGAGAAGACGATCCGCTCACCCTAAGACGTGCGTTCATCCGTTATAACACTCACCCGATACATTTCTTGCAAAAATTGCACACGGGTTACGAAGACCGGAAGGGTCGGAGGACATGA
- a CDS encoding CatB-related O-acetyltransferase, which produces MRIRRLFDRAARLFSRKRESLQEQYQHYAIGKGTYGDPQILTWNEGAALKIGAFCSIAEGVKIFLGGEHRIDWVTTYPFSVVWEKGRHIAGHPRTRGDVVIGNDVWIGSEAVILSGVTIGDGAVIGTRSVVRRDVAPYAIVVGNPARLVMKRFDDATIHQLLELKWWNWPDEEIADMLPFLLSSDVDAFLARAKERDEKG; this is translated from the coding sequence ATGCGTATACGCAGACTATTTGACAGAGCGGCTAGACTGTTCTCAAGAAAGAGAGAAAGTCTACAAGAACAGTATCAGCACTATGCAATCGGCAAGGGAACCTATGGGGATCCACAGATTCTTACATGGAACGAAGGGGCTGCTCTTAAGATTGGCGCATTTTGCTCGATAGCCGAAGGCGTCAAGATTTTTCTTGGTGGTGAGCATAGGATTGATTGGGTAACAACCTATCCATTCAGCGTGGTATGGGAAAAAGGGCGTCACATTGCCGGCCACCCGAGAACGAGAGGAGACGTTGTTATCGGCAATGACGTCTGGATTGGCAGCGAAGCGGTCATCCTGTCGGGTGTTACCATCGGTGACGGTGCGGTAATAGGAACGCGATCTGTTGTAAGAAGGGATGTGGCGCCCTATGCGATTGTCGTGGGTAACCCCGCCCGTCTCGTAATGAAGCGCTTTGATGATGCAACCATTCACCAGCTCCTAGAGTTGAAGTGGTGGAATTGGCCGGATGAAGAAATAGCAGACATGCTTCCTTTCCTTCTCAGTTCTGATGTAGACGCCTTTCTTGCCAGGGCAAAAGAGAGGGACGAGAAAGGCTAG
- a CDS encoding glycosyltransferase family 4 protein: protein MNVLLLNINLGTARCCGGIETHSDILISALLSKGYNVIVGCWVDGTLVTNTAGRTVPARRITIRNSGDIGAIKKLVEISRKENIEVIIANSGREYWPAAIAARIAHVRVVLIRHMSTRLKITTTWMINRMVDRIIAVSSSVRDVLTGCGVSPEKVEVIHNSVLLRKLDPQTVDRRGAREELSIDEADMVIGAVGALHKGKGVYELLNAVKKLSQDRHNLKLLFVGDGPERNRLEEEARHLSLLDRVIFTGIRRDIERMYAAMDIFALPSSCDEAFGMVIIEAMAMGRPVIGTKVGGIPDIITDGSNGLLVPPGNEDALAAALSRYLDDGRFRDQMAYGGRRIVEERFSDRIMAERFDRLLKEVAK from the coding sequence ATGAACGTCCTCCTCTTAAATATCAACTTGGGAACGGCGCGTTGTTGCGGCGGGATAGAGACGCATTCCGATATTCTCATCTCAGCTCTTCTCAGTAAGGGATATAACGTTATTGTCGGTTGCTGGGTGGACGGAACGTTGGTGACCAATACAGCCGGCAGGACGGTACCTGCAAGAAGAATCACCATACGGAACTCGGGAGACATTGGGGCCATCAAGAAATTGGTCGAGATATCTCGGAAAGAGAATATAGAGGTGATCATAGCAAATTCCGGCCGCGAATACTGGCCGGCTGCGATCGCTGCTCGGATTGCGCACGTGCGCGTTGTGCTTATCCGGCACATGAGCACCCGGCTGAAAATCACCACAACCTGGATGATCAACCGTATGGTCGATAGAATCATAGCAGTAAGTTCCTCGGTAAGAGATGTTTTGACCGGGTGCGGCGTATCGCCTGAAAAAGTTGAGGTTATCCATAATAGCGTCCTCCTCAGGAAACTGGACCCACAGACGGTAGACCGGAGGGGAGCAAGGGAAGAACTCTCAATAGATGAGGCAGATATGGTGATCGGCGCGGTCGGCGCGCTCCACAAGGGCAAAGGCGTCTACGAATTGCTCAATGCCGTGAAGAAATTGTCTCAAGACCGTCATAACCTGAAACTGCTCTTCGTAGGCGACGGTCCTGAAAGAAATCGCCTCGAAGAGGAGGCGAGGCATCTATCGCTGCTCGACAGGGTGATCTTTACCGGGATAAGAAGAGACATTGAAAGGATGTATGCCGCTATGGACATCTTTGCCTTGCCTTCCTCCTGTGACGAGGCCTTCGGCATGGTGATCATCGAGGCGATGGCCATGGGCAGACCGGTCATTGGGACGAAGGTAGGCGGCATCCCGGATATCATAACGGATGGGAGCAATGGGCTCCTCGTGCCGCCTGGCAACGAAGACGCTTTGGCTGCTGCACTTTCACGTTACCTCGATGACGGCAGATTCAGAGATCAGATGGCCTATGGGGGCAGAAGGATCGTTGAGGAGCGGTTCTCAGATAGGATCATGGCGGAGAGGTTCGACCGGTTGCTCAAAGAGGTGGCAAAATGA
- a CDS encoding O-antigen ligase family protein: MFFCLSIGTSPLFIFGGLVLAVWILSGRFLKDLGTWPSTGMMIPVLLLLVLPWIGLLYTPLPSDGMSIAVKSYYWLFSIAFLSIARDSKRDDVVLKMFLAGLSLNSAVAILQYIGVLPLKNGHPVGLFPGSSPWIAFSILLAAGTIIASFYFSRECDARKRLIYLSLIVEYLSTIAFVGGRSGYLAIILLFPILLHHILKQGKIVKLIFFGILFCSLLATFPVIKKRVLKGKEDIELYRQGIVNTSIGLRIHMWEIALSEIEKNPLTGSGTGSFRRSWEVQKRDPSLPFYDHPHNSFLYMMVSFGIPGLIALSWLLLVMIRKGWRARDRSPGFSVFAFTVVFVVGSLTDTQILPTPTTMALSLFSGIAGGMNDG; this comes from the coding sequence ATGTTTTTCTGCCTGTCTATAGGGACGTCCCCTCTTTTTATTTTCGGCGGCCTTGTTCTTGCTGTGTGGATACTGTCGGGAAGGTTTCTCAAGGACTTGGGGACCTGGCCTTCCACGGGCATGATGATTCCCGTCCTCCTCCTTCTCGTCCTTCCATGGATCGGGCTTCTCTATACCCCACTCCCCTCGGACGGAATGAGTATCGCGGTGAAATCGTACTACTGGCTCTTCAGCATCGCCTTCCTTTCAATTGCCAGAGATTCAAAACGGGATGATGTTGTCCTCAAGATGTTTCTCGCCGGTCTCTCACTGAACAGCGCAGTTGCCATCCTGCAATACATCGGAGTCCTCCCTCTGAAGAACGGCCATCCTGTGGGGCTCTTCCCGGGAAGTTCCCCCTGGATCGCCTTCTCGATCCTCCTTGCGGCAGGCACGATCATCGCCTCCTTTTATTTTTCAAGGGAATGTGATGCACGGAAGAGGCTCATCTATCTCTCCCTCATCGTAGAGTATCTTTCGACCATCGCGTTTGTTGGGGGAAGAAGCGGGTACCTCGCAATCATCCTCCTTTTCCCCATCCTCCTCCATCATATCCTGAAACAGGGTAAGATCGTTAAACTCATCTTTTTCGGTATCCTTTTTTGTTCGCTCCTTGCCACCTTTCCCGTTATAAAAAAGAGGGTCTTGAAGGGGAAGGAAGACATCGAGCTCTACCGGCAGGGAATCGTAAATACATCCATCGGCCTGCGTATCCACATGTGGGAGATCGCCCTGTCTGAGATAGAGAAGAATCCTCTCACCGGATCAGGCACAGGCAGTTTCAGAAGATCGTGGGAGGTGCAGAAGAGGGACCCTTCCCTGCCGTTCTATGATCATCCCCATAACAGTTTCCTTTACATGATGGTCAGTTTTGGCATACCGGGGCTGATTGCCCTCTCCTGGCTCCTGCTCGTCATGATCAGAAAAGGGTGGAGGGCACGGGACAGATCTCCCGGATTCTCGGTTTTCGCCTTTACCGTCGTCTTCGTCGTCGGCAGCCTCACCGACACCCAGATTCTCCCGACACCGACAACGATGGCTCTGTCCCTTTTTTCGGGTATAGCCGGGGGGATGAATGACGGCTGA
- a CDS encoding glycosyltransferase family 2 protein: MKISIVLLSFKYFDETTKLCFESLVRDRNFNHWELIVVDNGSDDDTPEHLRALQEAYPSVRFIFSEKNLGFAGGMNTGIREAQGEVIILLNSDTICPEGMINRLAEHCAIDESLGMIGPVTNAAGNEQAIYTSAPDVEGIIMQGLQYANSGVRTSLDAYRLDFCCVAITENALGKTGLLDEGFGRGYFEDFDYSLRMKEQGFRLFVAEDVFIYHRGSTAFGRLGSESRALLKRNKRRIIDKHGVAIGFPHTRECNLSILAQYVQKKESGDTVSQYRVTNRLQLATHDRPRNWLKRRRYLHKVRAVAQQLGVGF, from the coding sequence ATGAAGATCAGTATTGTGTTGTTGAGCTTCAAGTACTTCGATGAAACAACGAAATTATGTTTCGAGAGTCTTGTTCGAGACCGTAATTTCAACCATTGGGAGTTGATCGTGGTTGATAATGGTTCCGATGATGATACGCCTGAGCACCTCAGAGCGCTTCAAGAGGCATATCCTTCCGTGCGTTTCATCTTCAGCGAGAAGAATCTTGGTTTTGCCGGAGGAATGAACACGGGCATCCGCGAGGCACAGGGTGAGGTCATTATTCTCCTGAACAGCGATACCATTTGTCCCGAGGGTATGATCAATCGCCTTGCAGAGCATTGTGCCATCGATGAGTCCCTGGGCATGATCGGTCCGGTCACGAATGCTGCCGGTAACGAGCAAGCCATCTATACGAGCGCCCCTGACGTTGAGGGTATCATCATGCAAGGGCTGCAGTATGCAAATAGCGGCGTGCGAACCTCCTTGGATGCCTATCGCCTTGATTTTTGCTGCGTCGCCATTACCGAAAACGCCCTTGGAAAGACCGGACTTCTCGATGAAGGTTTCGGCCGGGGATATTTTGAAGACTTTGATTATTCCCTCCGCATGAAGGAGCAAGGCTTTCGCTTGTTTGTGGCCGAGGATGTTTTCATTTACCATCGTGGCAGCACAGCCTTCGGGAGGTTAGGCAGCGAATCGAGGGCATTACTCAAGCGAAACAAGCGCCGGATTATCGATAAACATGGAGTGGCGATCGGATTCCCTCATACACGGGAATGTAACCTTTCCATCCTTGCACAGTACGTGCAGAAGAAGGAGAGCGGAGACACGGTGTCGCAATACCGGGTAACGAACAGACTGCAGCTTGCAACACACGACAGGCCGAGAAACTGGCTTAAGAGACGGAGATATTTGCACAAGGTTCGTGCCGTTGCGCAGCAACTTGGCGTCGGGTTCTGA
- a CDS encoding glycosyltransferase family 2 protein has translation MTAEKSPLSVALITKNEEARLPECLKSVSFAEEIVLVDSGSTDRTVEIAETHGCRVFLEDWKGYGPQKNSAVEKCSHDWVLLLDADERIPAETRNKILKTLKKPDADAYRLKRKNYLHGRWLRHSGYWPDRHIRLVNRRRGSFQSVVHERWITEGRVGDLDAYIDHHAFSNYSDMLKTLNDYSSVIARELFASGKRANPLTPVFHGIAMFLKIYLLERGLLDGMDGLVTAITKAGGSFFKYAKLLELQNDRENQRHHKKDR, from the coding sequence ATGACGGCTGAAAAATCCCCTCTCTCCGTCGCCCTGATCACGAAGAATGAGGAGGCTCGCCTTCCCGAGTGTCTGAAGAGCGTCTCCTTCGCAGAGGAGATCGTCCTCGTCGATTCAGGCAGCACCGACCGGACAGTCGAGATTGCCGAGACCCATGGATGCAGGGTCTTTCTTGAAGACTGGAAAGGCTACGGTCCTCAGAAGAACAGCGCCGTCGAAAAGTGCAGCCACGATTGGGTCCTTCTCTTGGATGCCGACGAGAGGATTCCGGCAGAGACCCGTAACAAAATCCTGAAGACCCTGAAGAAACCCGATGCGGATGCCTACCGTCTCAAGAGGAAGAATTACCTCCATGGCAGATGGCTGAGACACTCCGGCTATTGGCCTGACAGGCATATTCGCCTCGTCAACAGGAGACGGGGCTCCTTCCAATCGGTCGTTCACGAACGGTGGATAACCGAGGGGCGGGTCGGGGACCTCGACGCCTATATCGACCACCATGCCTTCTCGAACTATTCCGATATGCTGAAGACCCTCAATGATTACTCTAGCGTCATCGCAAGGGAGCTCTTCGCCTCAGGAAAAAGAGCCAACCCCCTAACGCCCGTTTTTCACGGTATCGCCATGTTCCTCAAGATCTACCTCCTTGAAAGGGGCCTCCTCGACGGGATGGACGGTCTTGTTACGGCAATCACAAAGGCTGGCGGGTCCTTCTTCAAGTATGCGAAACTCCTCGAACTCCAGAACGATAGAGAGAACCAAAGGCACCATAAGAAAGATCGTTGA
- the hisA gene encoding 1-(5-phosphoribosyl)-5-[(5-phosphoribosylamino)methylideneamino]imidazole-4-carboxamide isomerase gives MLIIPAIDLKDGKCVRLLQGNKDAVTTYSDDPSSTAKLWESCGATLLHVVDLDGAFTGEQKNLEAIRKIRDTVSMEIEVGGGIRDMGKIEDLIAIGITRIILGTVAVEKPSLVAEACQRYPGRILVGIDARDGKVAVKGWVEVTAADAKALAKDAARKGAAGIIYTDISTDGMMTGPNVPAVEEMVMTVDIPVIASGGLSSLGDIRRLLAVRNLWGVITGKAIYSGALDLREAIRISEDRGKG, from the coding sequence ATGTTGATAATTCCTGCAATAGACCTGAAGGACGGGAAATGCGTTAGGCTCCTTCAGGGGAACAAGGACGCGGTCACCACCTATTCGGACGATCCTTCGTCTACGGCGAAGCTCTGGGAATCATGTGGTGCGACGCTCCTCCATGTCGTTGATCTTGACGGCGCCTTCACAGGAGAGCAGAAAAACCTTGAAGCCATCAGGAAGATCCGCGACACTGTCTCGATGGAGATCGAAGTCGGGGGGGGCATACGGGACATGGGAAAGATCGAAGATCTCATCGCTATCGGGATCACCAGGATCATCCTCGGCACCGTTGCCGTCGAAAAACCTTCGCTCGTTGCCGAGGCCTGCCAGCGATATCCCGGTCGGATATTGGTTGGCATTGACGCACGGGACGGAAAGGTCGCGGTAAAGGGATGGGTTGAAGTTACAGCCGCGGATGCAAAGGCGCTTGCAAAGGATGCCGCCCGGAAGGGCGCGGCAGGGATTATCTATACCGACATATCGACCGACGGGATGATGACCGGTCCGAATGTCCCCGCCGTGGAGGAGATGGTCATGACGGTCGATATACCTGTCATAGCATCGGGAGGTCTCTCCTCCCTTGGGGATATAAGGAGGCTCCTTGCCGTAAGAAACCTCTGGGGTGTGATCACGGGGAAGGCGATTTATTCGGGAGCCCTTGATTTGAGAGAGGCGATACGAATTTCTGAGGATCGAGGAAAGGGTTGA
- a CDS encoding glycosyltransferase family 2 protein — protein sequence MKLSLIITTYNTPLALGKVTDSVMDQIRQPDEVLIADDGSGDDTAVVVQGFSERAPVPVFHVWQENRGFRAAKIRNEAIKRSSGDYLVLLDGDCVVNRHFLSDHLALAEKGCFIQGKRVHVHRKMVAAFGHGHANSASELMKMALLFHISNIHHLIRLPLFRSVRNTKLKGIKSCNMSFFRDDIMAVNGFNEDFVGWGNEDSELACRFFKYGLKKKVHPFMAICFHLWHPTNKTTLNGNKDLLQATIESKGYFCRNGLFKNRQ from the coding sequence TTGAAACTCTCCCTGATCATTACAACCTACAATACCCCTCTGGCCCTGGGGAAAGTCACGGACAGTGTTATGGACCAGATCAGGCAACCCGACGAAGTCCTGATCGCAGACGATGGCTCCGGTGACGATACCGCTGTTGTCGTTCAAGGCTTTTCCGAACGTGCCCCGGTTCCGGTCTTCCACGTCTGGCAGGAGAACAGGGGATTCAGGGCAGCGAAGATCCGCAATGAGGCGATAAAGAGGTCATCCGGTGACTACCTTGTCCTTCTGGACGGCGATTGTGTCGTAAACAGGCATTTTCTCTCAGACCACCTGGCACTCGCAGAAAAGGGATGTTTTATTCAGGGGAAGAGGGTGCATGTGCACAGGAAAATGGTGGCGGCCTTTGGTCACGGGCATGCCAATTCAGCCTCTGAGCTCATGAAAATGGCCCTGCTCTTTCATATCTCCAATATCCATCACCTCATTCGTCTTCCCTTGTTTCGGTCCGTCAGGAATACGAAACTTAAGGGTATCAAGTCGTGCAATATGAGTTTCTTCAGGGATGATATCATGGCAGTAAACGGCTTTAACGAAGATTTCGTCGGATGGGGCAACGAAGATTCCGAACTCGCCTGCAGATTTTTCAAATACGGCCTTAAAAAGAAGGTCCACCCGTTCATGGCCATCTGCTTCCACCTCTGGCATCCGACGAACAAGACCACGCTGAACGGGAACAAAGACCTCCTCCAGGCGACCATCGAATCAAAGGGATATTTTTGCCGGAATGGACTCTTTAAGAACCGCCAGTAG